Proteins found in one Zea mays cultivar B73 chromosome 1, Zm-B73-REFERENCE-NAM-5.0, whole genome shotgun sequence genomic segment:
- the LOC100274333 gene encoding Squalene monooxygenase SE1 (The RefSeq protein has 1 substitution compared to this genomic sequence): MAATAAAAGVEFPLIGVAVATLIVTVLVAAVMRRRRRPWHQAPLVEGKPAPEAGCAVSDGGTDVIIVGAGVAGSALAYTLGKDGRRVHVIERDLTEPDRIVGELLQPGGYLKLIELGLQDCVEEIDAQRVLGYALFKDGRNTKLAYPLEKFHSDVAGRSFHNGRFIQRMRQKAASLPNVQLEQGTVTSLLEENGTVKGVQYKTKSGEELKAYAPLTIVCDGCFSNLRRALCSPKVDVPSCFVGLVLENCQLPHPNHGHVILANPSPILFYPISSTEVRCLVDVPGQKVPSIATGEMANYLKTVVAPQIPPEIYDSFIAAIDKGSIRTMPNRSMPAAPHPTPGALLMGDAFNMRHPLTGGGMTVALSDIVVLRNLLKPLRNLHDASSLCKYLESFYTLRKPVASTINTLAGALYKVFSASPDQARNEMRQACFDYLSLGGVFSNGPIALLSGLNPRPLSLVAHFFAVAIYGVGRLMLPLPSPKRMWIGARLISGACGIILPIIKAEGVRQMFFPATVPAYYRATPTGEKA, from the exons ATGGCTGCTACGGCCGCCGCCGCTGGCGTCGAGTTCCCGCTCATTGGCGTTGCCGTGGCCACGCTCATCGTGACGGTCCTTGTCGCGGCCGTgatgcgccgccgccgccgtccctgGCACCAGGCGCCTCTGGTGGAGGGGAAACCCGCACCAGAGGCAGGCTGCGCGGTCAGCGATGGCGGGACGGACGTCATCATCGTCGGCGCCGGGGTAGCTGGATCTGCGCTGGCATACACGCTCGGAAAG GATGGCCGTCGGGTGCATGTCATCGAGAGGGATCTGACAGAACCTGACAGAATTGTGGGCGAGCTGTTGCAACCTGGGGGTTACTTGAAATTAATTGAGCTGGGCCTCCAAG ATTGTGTGGAAGAAATTGATGCCCAACGCGTGCTTGGTTACGCATTATTCAAAGATGGAAGGAACACAAAGCTTGCTTATCCCCTGGAGAAGTTCCATTCTGATGTTGCTGGTAGGAGCTTTCACAATGGGAGGTTTATACAGAGGATGCGTCAAAAAGCTGCGTCTTTGCCCAA TGTCCAATTAGAGCAAGGAACTGTTACCTCACTTCTTGAAGAAAATGGTACTGTTAAAGGTGTTCAATACAAAACCAAGTCAGGTGAAGAACTAAAGGCTTATGCGCCCTTGACGATTGTATGTGATGGCTGCTTTTCGAATCTACGACGCGCCCTTTGCTCTCCAAAG GTTGATGTCCCATCATGTTTTGTTGGGCTGGTATTGGAGAACTGCCAACTTCCACATCCAAACCATGGCCATGTTATCTTGGCCAATCCTTCTCCAATCTTATTTTACCCAATTAGCAGCACAGAGGTGCGCTGTTTGGTTGATGTCCCTGGTCAGAAGGTGCCTTCCATAGCTACCGGTGAAATGGCAAACTATCTCAAAACTGTTGTTGCACCCCAG ATTCCTCCAGAAATCTATGACTCTTTCATAGCAGCCATTGATAAGGGAAGCATACGGACAATGCCAAACAGGAGCATGCCAGCGGCTCCACATCCGACCCCTGGTGCACTTCTGATGGGGGATGCGTTCAATATGAGACACCCTTTAACTGGTGGAGGAATGACTGTTGCATTATCTGACATCGTTGTCCTGCGTAATCTGCTCAAGCCTCTCCGCAATCTTCATGACGCATCTTCCCTGTGCAAGTACCTTGAATCGTTCTATACACTGCGGAAG CCGGTTGCTTCCACAATAAACACATTGGCCGGTGCTCTGTACAAGGTCTTCAGTGCCTCGCCTGATCAAGCTAGGAATGAGATGCGCCAGGCTTGTTTTGATTACTTGAGCCTCGGAGGCGTCTTCTCGAACGGGCCTATCGCTTTACTCTCTGGCCTTAACCCTCGGCCACTGAGTTTAGTTGCGCACTTCTTTGCTGTTGCTATCTACGGTGTCGGCCGCTTGATGCTCCCTCTTCCTTCACCTAAACGAATGTGGATTGGAGCTAGACTGATTTCT GGTGCATGCGGCATCATCCTCCCTATCATCAAAGCTGAAGGCGTGAGACAGATGTTCTTCCCTGCTACAGTACCCGCATATTACCGGGCCGCACCTACGGGAGAAAAGGCATGA